Proteins encoded in a region of the Marinococcus sp. PL1-022 genome:
- the rplB gene encoding 50S ribosomal protein L2 has protein sequence MAIQKYKPTTNGRRHMSVNKHSEVTSETPERSLLEPLHKKGGRNNQGRMTSRHQGGGHKRQYRVIDFKRNKNDVPGKVAEIEYDPNRSANIALINYVDGEKRYILAPKGLKIGQEIMAGSSADIKLGNALDLRDIPVGTVIHNIELKPGRGGQLVRSAGAEAQVLGKEGKYVLVRLRSGETRLILASCRATVGQVGNVEHELVNIGKAGRSRWLNKRPHVRGSAMNPSDHPHGGGEGRAPIGRVAPVSPWGQPAVGYKTRKRNKDSNKYIVRGRRRKKK, from the coding sequence ATGGCTATCCAAAAGTATAAACCGACCACAAACGGCCGCCGTCACATGTCGGTAAACAAGCACAGCGAAGTCACTTCAGAAACACCAGAACGTTCGCTGCTTGAACCGCTTCACAAAAAAGGCGGTCGTAATAATCAGGGTCGTATGACAAGTCGTCACCAAGGCGGCGGTCATAAACGTCAATACCGTGTTATTGACTTCAAACGTAATAAAAATGACGTACCAGGTAAAGTTGCTGAGATCGAGTACGACCCAAACCGTTCAGCAAACATCGCGCTTATCAACTACGTTGATGGCGAAAAACGGTACATCCTTGCTCCAAAAGGGTTGAAAATCGGTCAGGAAATCATGGCTGGTTCGAGTGCAGATATCAAGCTTGGTAATGCATTGGACCTTCGTGATATTCCGGTAGGTACTGTTATTCATAACATCGAATTGAAGCCGGGCCGCGGCGGACAGCTCGTTCGTTCTGCTGGCGCAGAAGCCCAGGTTCTCGGTAAAGAAGGCAAGTACGTACTCGTGCGTCTTCGTTCCGGTGAAACCCGCCTGATCCTCGCTTCCTGCCGTGCAACTGTCGGACAGGTTGGAAACGTAGAGCATGAACTGGTGAACATCGGTAAAGCCGGACGTTCCCGTTGGTTAAACAAACGTCCACACGTTCGTGGTTCCGCAATGAACCCTAGCGATCACCCACACGGTGGTGGTGAAGGCCGTGCGCCAATCGGACGCGTTGCACCTGTGTCCCCTTGGGGTCAGCCTGCAGTTGGCTATAAAACAAGAAAACGTAATAAAGATTCCAATAAATATATCGTACGGGGCCGTCGCCGTAAGAAAAAATAA
- the rpsS gene encoding 30S ribosomal protein S19, giving the protein MGRSLKKGPFVDLHLMNKIERLNDSNNKEVIRTWSRRSTVFPEFVGHTIAVYDGRKHVPVYVSEDMVGHKLGEFAPTRTFKGHKNDDRKTKR; this is encoded by the coding sequence ATGGGTCGTAGTTTAAAAAAAGGACCTTTCGTCGACTTGCACTTGATGAATAAAATCGAGAGACTAAACGATTCGAACAATAAAGAAGTTATTCGTACCTGGTCACGCCGTTCCACAGTATTCCCGGAATTTGTCGGCCACACGATTGCAGTGTACGACGGACGCAAGCACGTACCTGTTTATGTATCTGAAGATATGGTAGGCCATAAGCTTGGTGAATTCGCACCAACGAGAACATTTAAAGGCCATAAAAATGACGATAGAAAAACGAAAAGATAA
- the rplV gene encoding 50S ribosomal protein L22, with protein sequence MEAKAVAKQIRIAPRKARLVIDLVRGRSVGEAIAILKNTPKSASPIVEKVINSAIANAEHNYEMEPENLYISQAFVDEGVTLKRFRPRAMGRASRINKRTSHITVIVEEKKEG encoded by the coding sequence ATGGAAGCAAAAGCAGTAGCAAAGCAGATCCGTATAGCCCCCCGCAAGGCTCGTCTTGTGATAGACCTAGTCCGGGGAAGATCCGTCGGAGAAGCTATTGCCATCCTTAAGAACACGCCAAAATCGGCGTCTCCGATTGTTGAAAAAGTTATCAACTCTGCTATCGCCAACGCAGAGCACAACTATGAGATGGAACCAGAAAATCTTTACATCAGCCAAGCATTCGTAGACGAAGGAGTAACACTCAAACGTTTCCGCCCACGTGCAATGGGGCGCGCAAGCCGCATTAACAAACGTACGAGCCACATTACTGTAATCGTCGAAGAAAAAAAGGAGGGATAA
- the rpsC gene encoding 30S ribosomal protein S3, translating into MGQKVNPIGLRVGVIRDWESKWYSEKEYATLLHEDYRVRRHIETKLVDASISTVEIERAANRVNITIHTAKPGMVIGRGGSEVEALRKELNNLTNKRVHINIAEIKQADMDARLVAANIARQLENRISFRRAMKQSIQRTMRAGAKGIRTEVNGRLGGADIARSERYSEGTVPLHTLRADIDYGTAEADTTYGKLGVKIWIYRGEVLPTKGTNKEEGGK; encoded by the coding sequence GTGGGACAAAAAGTTAATCCTATCGGACTTCGTGTTGGAGTCATCCGTGATTGGGAATCAAAATGGTATTCGGAAAAAGAATACGCGACTTTGCTTCATGAAGACTACAGAGTGCGTCGTCACATCGAAACGAAGCTTGTTGATGCTTCTATTTCTACTGTGGAAATCGAACGTGCGGCAAACCGTGTAAACATTACGATCCATACTGCGAAACCAGGAATGGTTATCGGCCGCGGTGGGTCGGAAGTAGAAGCACTTCGTAAAGAATTGAATAACCTGACTAACAAACGAGTACACATTAATATCGCAGAAATTAAGCAGGCAGATATGGATGCTCGTCTCGTAGCGGCAAACATTGCCCGTCAGCTTGAAAACCGTATTTCCTTCCGTCGTGCAATGAAACAATCCATTCAGCGTACAATGCGCGCAGGAGCAAAAGGGATCCGGACAGAAGTGAACGGCCGCCTGGGTGGCGCAGACATCGCCCGCTCTGAAAGATACAGTGAAGGAACAGTACCTCTCCATACGTTGCGTGCAGATATTGATTACGGCACTGCAGAAGCAGATACAACGTACGGTAAACTGGGTGTAAAAATCTGGATTTATCGCGGGGAAGTCCTTCCAACGAAAGGAACGAACAAAGAGGAAGGAGGCAAATAA
- the rplP gene encoding 50S ribosomal protein L16 produces MLLPKRVKYRREHRGKMRGRAKGGKEITFGEYGLQAVEASWITNRQIESARIAMTRYMKRGGKVWIKIFPDKPYTAKPLEVRMGSGKGSPEGWVAVVKPGKIMFEIAGVNEEIAREALRLAAHKLPIKTKFVKREEVGGEANES; encoded by the coding sequence ATGTTATTGCCAAAACGCGTAAAATATCGTCGCGAACACCGTGGCAAAATGAGAGGCCGTGCAAAAGGCGGCAAAGAAATCACTTTTGGCGAGTACGGACTGCAGGCAGTAGAAGCTTCCTGGATTACGAACCGTCAGATTGAATCTGCACGTATTGCTATGACTCGTTATATGAAACGTGGCGGTAAAGTCTGGATCAAAATCTTCCCGGACAAGCCATATACAGCAAAACCCCTCGAAGTCCGCATGGGTTCCGGTAAAGGTTCTCCTGAAGGCTGGGTAGCTGTCGTAAAACCAGGAAAAATCATGTTCGAAATTGCCGGGGTTAATGAAGAAATTGCCCGTGAGGCGTTGAGACTTGCAGCTCACAAGTTACCGATTAAAACGAAATTTGTGAAACGCGAAGAAGTGGGTGGTGAGGCAAATGAGAGCTAA
- the rpmC gene encoding 50S ribosomal protein L29, translating to MRANELRDLTTVEIEDQTKSLKEELFNLRFQLATGQLENPARIRTVRKDIARAKTVLRERELGMNKG from the coding sequence ATGAGAGCTAATGAATTGAGAGATCTAACCACAGTGGAAATCGAAGATCAAACAAAAAGCCTGAAAGAAGAACTTTTTAACCTTCGTTTTCAATTAGCGACCGGTCAGTTGGAAAATCCCGCCCGCATCCGTACTGTAAGAAAAGATATTGCACGTGCCAAAACCGTGTTGCGTGAACGTGAACTCGGGATGAACAAAGGCTAA
- the rpsQ gene encoding 30S ribosomal protein S17: MAEERNNRKVYSGRVTSDKMDKTIAVVVETYKKDPLYGKRVRDSKKFKAHDEENTAKVGDIVQIMETRPLSKDKRFRLVKVIEESVIL, encoded by the coding sequence ATGGCTGAAGAACGTAACAACCGTAAGGTTTATAGCGGCCGCGTGACATCTGATAAAATGGATAAAACGATTGCCGTTGTTGTTGAAACGTATAAAAAAGACCCGTTGTACGGCAAACGTGTCAGAGACTCCAAAAAGTTTAAAGCTCACGATGAAGAAAACACTGCAAAGGTTGGCGACATCGTCCAGATCATGGAAACCCGCCCGCTGTCGAAAGACAAGCGTTTTCGTCTCGTGAAAGTAATCGAAGAATCAGTTATTCTTTAA